A single Mucilaginibacter inviolabilis DNA region contains:
- a CDS encoding FKBP-type peptidyl-prolyl cis-trans isomerase has translation MKKYILLLSAFALIILASSCGGSMSGQMAQQAKVDDSLIRVYLKANPQIKAVKDPSGLYYQIIKPGTGVAPTEGSTVTVNYTCNLMGGQLYDKGSNFSSPLSGLVKAWQIGVPHLKPGGNMILYVPSHLAYGVNGAGPIPENAVLTFDIDLISVQ, from the coding sequence ATGAAAAAATACATTTTACTATTAAGCGCTTTTGCTTTGATCATTCTGGCATCCTCATGCGGTGGTTCCATGTCGGGCCAGATGGCGCAGCAGGCCAAAGTTGATGATTCCCTGATCCGGGTATACCTGAAAGCCAATCCGCAGATCAAAGCGGTGAAGGACCCATCGGGCTTGTATTATCAAATTATAAAACCAGGTACCGGTGTTGCCCCTACTGAAGGCTCCACCGTAACGGTTAATTATACCTGTAATCTTATGGGCGGGCAACTGTATGATAAAGGCAGCAATTTCTCGAGCCCCCTTTCGGGTTTGGTTAAAGCCTGGCAAATAGGGGTACCGCATTTAAAACCTGGTGGCAACATGATTCTGTATGTACCATCGCACCTGGCTTACGGTGTAAACGGTGCCGGTCCAATCCCCGAAAATGCGGTACTGACATTTGACATCGATTTGATCAGCGTTCAATAA
- a CDS encoding FKBP-type peptidyl-prolyl cis-trans isomerase, whose protein sequence is MKKILLLLFAPLVILSACSKKDSNVDPAKQAAADDATIQAYLKAHTEINATKDPSGLYYQIITPGTGANPTVSSTITVNYTGKLLDGTTFETGTAFTATLNGLITGWKIGIPLIKPGGRILLLIPSGLAYGSQANSGIPANSVLQFTIDLTGFK, encoded by the coding sequence ATGAAAAAAATTCTTCTATTATTATTCGCTCCACTGGTTATTTTGTCTGCTTGTTCCAAAAAAGATTCAAATGTTGATCCGGCAAAACAAGCCGCGGCCGATGATGCCACTATTCAGGCTTACCTTAAAGCACACACTGAAATTAACGCTACAAAAGACCCTTCGGGTTTGTATTACCAGATCATTACTCCCGGCACAGGCGCTAACCCAACGGTAAGCTCAACCATTACGGTAAATTACACCGGCAAATTGCTTGATGGTACTACTTTTGAAACCGGAACAGCTTTTACCGCAACTTTAAATGGCCTTATCACCGGCTGGAAAATCGGCATCCCGCTTATTAAACCAGGTGGCCGTATTCTGCTGCTTATACCATCAGGTCTGGCCTATGGCAGTCAGGCTAACAGTGGTATCCCCGCTAACTCTGTATTACAGTTCACTATTGATTTAACTGGTTTTAAATAA
- a CDS encoding FKBP-type peptidyl-prolyl cis-trans isomerase, producing the protein MKKYFLLLGLIIITLSSCLKTEQQNPPAAVDPAVQAATDDAAIKTYLAAHTDIKATKDTSGIYYQIVTPGTGPNPSGGSTVTVNYTGKLLNDNPFDSQTSYQTSLSSVIPGWTIGVPFIKAGGRIILLIPSRYGYGAYPNGPIPANSVLIFTIDLLSFK; encoded by the coding sequence ATGAAAAAATACTTTTTGCTACTGGGCCTGATCATCATTACCCTGTCATCCTGCTTAAAAACGGAGCAGCAGAACCCTCCTGCCGCGGTTGACCCTGCAGTACAAGCTGCCACGGATGATGCCGCCATAAAAACGTACCTGGCCGCACATACGGATATTAAAGCCACCAAAGATACTTCAGGTATATATTATCAGATTGTAACTCCCGGAACAGGGCCTAATCCATCAGGAGGGTCAACTGTTACAGTTAACTATACCGGTAAGCTGCTTAACGACAATCCGTTTGATTCGCAAACAAGTTATCAAACCAGTCTTTCGTCAGTTATTCCCGGCTGGACCATCGGCGTGCCCTTTATTAAAGCGGGCGGGCGCATCATCCTGCTCATCCCATCACGGTATGGCTATGGCGCTTATCCAAACGGTCCAATACCCGCTAATTCGGTATTGATCTTTACGATAGACCTCCTCAGCTTTAAATAA
- a CDS encoding amidohydrolase gives MKQLYTLLLSISSLQAIAQTNVSAQINTKADALQNQIVAWRRDFHEHPELGNHEVRTSGIIARHLQSLGIQVQTGIATTGVVGILKGDKPGPVVALRADMDGLPVIERTPVPFASKVKTTYNGQEVGVMHACGHDSHMAILMAVAQVLSTMKSELHGTVKFIFQPAEEGVEPGQKGGAEEMVKEGVLENPKVDAIFGLHINSQTEVGKITYRPGGTMAGVNDMQIIIKGRSAHGAYPWSSVDPIVVSAEIINNLQTIVSRNIDVTQNPAVVTIGAIKSGNRSNIIPEQVEMLGTLRSFTLADEKLLIERVKQIATKTAEAQGATAEVKIPYSNHYPVTFNDPKLTEKMLPSLQHTAGTENVLLRPPVTGAEDFSFYQEKVPGLFFFLGGMPKGQDPLKAPSHHTPDFYIDESGFALGVKALCNLTLDYMNSYGK, from the coding sequence ATGAAACAACTTTACACCTTATTACTATCTATAAGCAGCCTGCAGGCTATTGCCCAAACCAATGTAAGCGCACAAATAAATACCAAAGCCGATGCGTTGCAAAACCAGATTGTTGCCTGGCGACGGGATTTTCATGAACACCCGGAGCTGGGGAACCACGAGGTACGCACATCGGGCATTATTGCCAGGCACCTGCAGTCGTTAGGTATACAGGTACAAACCGGCATTGCCACTACGGGTGTAGTAGGTATTTTGAAAGGCGACAAACCCGGGCCGGTTGTTGCCTTACGGGCCGACATGGATGGCTTACCCGTAATTGAACGTACTCCCGTGCCCTTTGCATCCAAAGTAAAAACAACTTATAACGGCCAGGAAGTTGGGGTAATGCATGCCTGCGGTCACGATTCGCATATGGCTATTTTGATGGCTGTAGCCCAGGTGCTATCTACCATGAAAAGCGAGCTGCATGGTACTGTGAAATTCATTTTTCAACCAGCCGAAGAAGGCGTTGAGCCCGGTCAAAAGGGCGGTGCCGAAGAAATGGTAAAAGAGGGCGTGCTGGAAAATCCAAAGGTCGACGCTATATTTGGCCTGCATATCAATTCCCAAACCGAAGTAGGCAAAATCACCTACCGCCCGGGTGGAACGATGGCCGGAGTTAATGATATGCAGATCATCATAAAAGGCCGATCGGCACACGGCGCTTACCCATGGTCGAGTGTTGATCCTATAGTGGTTTCGGCCGAGATCATTAACAATTTGCAAACCATTGTGAGCCGGAATATCGATGTAACACAAAATCCGGCTGTAGTTACCATAGGCGCCATTAAAAGTGGCAACAGATCAAACATTATACCCGAGCAGGTAGAAATGCTGGGGACACTCAGATCTTTTACCCTGGCCGACGAGAAACTGCTGATTGAGCGGGTTAAACAGATAGCCACCAAAACCGCCGAAGCGCAGGGCGCTACAGCCGAGGTAAAAATCCCCTACAGCAACCATTATCCGGTTACTTTTAACGATCCTAAGCTAACCGAAAAAATGCTGCCGAGCCTACAACATACCGCCGGGACAGAAAATGTGCTGTTGCGCCCTCCGGTTACCGGTGCCGAAGACTTTAGCTTTTACCAGGAAAAAGTACCCGGGTTGTTTTTCTTTTTAGGTGGAATGCCAAAAGGTCAGGATCCGCTCAAAGCACCATCGCACCACACACCCGATTTTTATATTGACGAAAGCGGATTTGCATTAGGAGTTAAGGCCCTTTGTAACTTAACTTTGGATTACATGAACAGCTATGGTAAATAG
- a CDS encoding nuclear transport factor 2 family protein gives MKNIFTIVCAGLLLTFSVGHTTYAAGINSVDTAKTIKTLKPEVLEIVNTVLKASYTFNIEKIAEFYTPNAVISDEQAPFSWAGPLAGVQWVNSVQKAVKGFKIKDFKVDVKRVKVFQQTEEVAYLVVPVEYTGTINGDTFDEEGAFSFVLRLVGDKWLIKSQAWVPKNGL, from the coding sequence ATGAAAAACATATTCACTATAGTATGTGCAGGTTTACTTTTAACCTTTTCGGTTGGGCACACAACATATGCAGCAGGCATTAATAGTGTAGATACTGCAAAAACTATAAAAACGCTAAAGCCCGAGGTTCTGGAGATTGTAAACACGGTGTTGAAAGCGTCCTACACTTTTAATATCGAAAAAATAGCTGAATTTTATACCCCTAATGCTGTCATAAGCGACGAGCAGGCGCCTTTTTCCTGGGCTGGGCCATTGGCAGGCGTACAGTGGGTAAATTCAGTACAAAAAGCGGTAAAGGGTTTTAAAATAAAAGATTTTAAGGTTGATGTTAAACGGGTAAAAGTTTTTCAGCAAACCGAAGAAGTAGCGTACCTGGTTGTTCCCGTTGAATATACCGGCACCATTAACGGCGATACTTTTGATGAGGAAGGCGCTTTTTCATTTGTGCTCCGTTTGGTAGGTGATAAATGGCTCATTAAAAGTCAGGCCTGGGTACCCAAAAATGGCCTTTGA
- a CDS encoding low molecular weight protein tyrosine phosphatase family protein, with amino-acid sequence MPNLLFICSKNQWRSPTAELLFKNHPVHQAYSAGTSDKARIRVNQKMIDRADVIFVMERKHQQLLKHRFDITGKQLLVLDIEDNYPFNDPELVAILEDVLRDYL; translated from the coding sequence TTGCCCAATCTCCTTTTCATTTGCAGCAAAAACCAATGGCGCAGCCCAACGGCTGAGCTTTTATTTAAAAACCATCCTGTTCACCAGGCCTACTCTGCCGGCACCAGCGACAAAGCTCGTATCCGCGTAAATCAAAAAATGATCGACCGGGCTGATGTGATATTTGTAATGGAACGCAAGCATCAGCAATTGTTAAAACATCGTTTTGATATCACCGGCAAGCAATTGTTGGTATTGGATATTGAGGATAATTATCCCTTTAATGACCCGGAGCTGGTTGCGATTTTAGAAGATGTTTTGAGGGATTATTTGTAA
- a CDS encoding DEAD/DEAH box helicase yields MLRVDSTKPCQIIYAIARHEYLSYVIEPHIVQLNPNGEFSLTHQRLFSNTAKEFIHCLDDTDIKLIKILEEMEQGNVIKRYYKKPIRPFEFFSKIFNEQLFDTIRPKMEKRMAEALALLCNKPVYQMSKEGYPAERKLQIATEAASILFHFRRNEEEIRYFPTIKYQGMRIEFMFKNAEIICNHPAWMLLDDTLYYFDKEIEGKKLQPFLNKRYIAIPRSSEQSYFEKFVAPLIEKHNVYAEGFTINTEKYDAQAALKPIYIEGGTSQLQLYFKYAGYIFPYGDGRHVSVRMEKNGDDYIFHRIKRSITWEKNKMQQLEQMGLKTASSLFQNLEVDNHDEDADHSFSVFEWLNQHHDELIEQGFELEQPEGQKRYVFGNSKIDLEVKENNDWFDIHAIVWFGPYSIPFIQLRNHILNRKKEFTLPSGEIAVIPEKWFSQYGNLLHFSEGNNDLKLRRHHIGLVNDLAEGEMANVTMTRKLQKLTDFEELEEVEMPQHFAGNLRPYQKAGYNWFHFLKNYHFGGCLADDMGLGKTIQTLALLQKHKEDTEAAGSKATSLVIMPTSLIYNWLNEAKKFAPQLKLMVHTGTMRYRSADVFANYDVVITTYGISRIDIGMFKEYFFDYVILDESQNIKNPSSKSFQAVKQLKSRFKLILSGTPVENSVNDLWTQMSFINPGLLGGQQFFQNEFVTPIEKKKDEDKARKLQALIKPFVLRRTKEQVATELPPKTENLFYCQMSEEQASVYEKVKSEYRNELLRSLEDGTFAKTQIQVLQGLIKLRQIANHPIMIDDDYEGDSGKFENVVHTLANVLDGGHKVLIFSQFVKQLSIYREHFEREGIPYVYLDGSTQNRGDVVKQFQEDPKTRVFLISIKAGGVGLNLTEADYVFILDPWWNPAVEQQAIDRTHRIGQTKNVFIYKFITKDTVEEKILALQQRKLSLSRALITTEESFIKSLTADDIREILG; encoded by the coding sequence ATGTTACGCGTCGACAGTACCAAACCATGCCAGATCATTTATGCCATTGCCCGGCATGAGTATTTGTCGTACGTTATTGAGCCACACATCGTTCAGCTTAATCCCAACGGCGAATTTTCACTAACCCACCAGCGTTTATTTTCTAATACAGCCAAGGAATTTATCCATTGTTTAGACGATACCGATATCAAACTGATTAAGATATTGGAGGAGATGGAGCAGGGTAACGTGATTAAACGGTACTATAAAAAGCCGATCCGTCCTTTTGAGTTTTTCTCCAAGATATTTAACGAACAGCTTTTTGATACCATCCGCCCCAAAATGGAAAAGCGTATGGCCGAAGCATTGGCTCTGCTATGCAACAAGCCGGTGTATCAGATGAGCAAAGAGGGTTACCCCGCCGAGCGCAAGCTGCAGATAGCTACCGAAGCTGCTTCGATATTGTTCCACTTCAGGCGTAATGAGGAGGAGATCAGGTATTTCCCGACCATTAAATACCAGGGCATGCGTATTGAGTTCATGTTCAAAAACGCCGAGATCATTTGTAACCACCCCGCCTGGATGCTGCTGGACGATACCCTGTATTATTTTGATAAAGAAATAGAAGGTAAAAAACTACAGCCATTCTTGAATAAACGATATATCGCCATTCCGCGGTCGTCAGAGCAATCCTATTTTGAAAAGTTTGTGGCTCCGTTGATCGAAAAGCATAATGTGTATGCCGAAGGTTTTACCATCAATACCGAAAAATATGATGCGCAGGCGGCTCTCAAACCGATTTATATAGAGGGTGGTACTTCGCAACTGCAATTATATTTTAAATATGCAGGCTATATTTTTCCGTATGGTGATGGCAGGCATGTATCGGTACGGATGGAGAAGAATGGCGATGATTATATTTTCCACCGCATCAAACGTTCCATCACCTGGGAAAAAAACAAGATGCAGCAGCTGGAGCAAATGGGGCTCAAAACAGCGTCGAGCTTGTTCCAAAACCTGGAAGTGGATAACCATGATGAGGATGCCGATCATTCGTTCTCGGTGTTTGAGTGGCTAAACCAGCACCACGATGAACTGATTGAGCAGGGCTTTGAGCTGGAGCAGCCCGAAGGGCAAAAACGCTATGTGTTTGGCAATAGCAAAATTGACCTGGAAGTAAAAGAAAATAACGACTGGTTTGATATTCATGCCATTGTATGGTTTGGGCCGTACAGCATACCCTTTATCCAGCTCCGCAATCATATCCTTAACCGTAAAAAGGAGTTCACCCTGCCATCGGGCGAGATTGCGGTGATACCCGAAAAATGGTTTTCGCAATACGGCAATCTGCTGCATTTTTCGGAGGGCAATAACGATTTGAAACTGCGCCGCCACCATATAGGCCTGGTTAATGATCTGGCCGAGGGCGAAATGGCCAACGTAACCATGACCCGCAAACTCCAGAAATTAACCGATTTTGAGGAACTGGAAGAGGTAGAGATGCCGCAGCATTTTGCCGGCAATTTAAGGCCATATCAAAAAGCAGGGTATAACTGGTTCCACTTTTTAAAGAACTACCATTTTGGCGGTTGTTTGGCTGATGATATGGGATTGGGTAAAACCATCCAAACCCTGGCCCTGCTGCAAAAACATAAAGAAGATACCGAGGCGGCGGGCAGCAAAGCTACATCACTGGTGATTATGCCAACCTCGCTGATATATAACTGGCTTAATGAGGCTAAAAAATTCGCGCCGCAACTTAAGCTGATGGTGCATACCGGTACAATGCGCTACCGATCGGCCGATGTATTTGCCAATTACGATGTGGTGATCACTACCTATGGTATTAGTCGCATTGATATTGGCATGTTCAAAGAGTATTTTTTTGATTATGTGATATTGGACGAAAGCCAGAATATCAAAAATCCTTCGTCCAAATCGTTCCAGGCGGTTAAGCAGCTGAAATCGCGCTTTAAGCTGATATTGAGTGGTACCCCGGTTGAAAATTCGGTGAACGACCTGTGGACACAAATGTCATTCATAAATCCGGGCTTGCTGGGCGGTCAGCAGTTTTTTCAAAACGAGTTTGTAACGCCTATCGAGAAAAAGAAAGACGAAGATAAAGCCCGCAAGCTGCAGGCATTAATAAAACCCTTTGTTTTACGTCGTACCAAAGAGCAAGTGGCTACCGAGCTGCCGCCAAAAACCGAAAACCTTTTCTACTGCCAGATGAGCGAAGAGCAGGCATCGGTTTATGAAAAAGTAAAATCGGAGTACCGCAACGAATTGCTGAGAAGCCTGGAAGACGGCACCTTTGCCAAAACCCAGATACAGGTACTGCAAGGTTTAATTAAGCTACGGCAGATAGCCAATCACCCTATCATGATCGATGATGATTATGAGGGCGATAGCGGAAAGTTTGAAAACGTGGTGCATACCCTGGCCAACGTATTGGATGGCGGGCATAAAGTGCTCATATTTTCGCAGTTTGTAAAACAGTTGAGTATTTACCGCGAACATTTTGAGCGCGAGGGTATACCTTATGTTTACCTGGATGGCAGCACCCAAAACCGGGGGGATGTGGTAAAACAGTTCCAGGAAGATCCTAAAACACGCGTGTTCCTGATCTCGATAAAGGCTGGCGGTGTGGGCCTAAACCTTACCGAGGCCGATTATGTATTTATCCTCGATCCATGGTGGAACCCGGCTGTGGAACAACAGGCTATTGACCGTACTCACCGCATCGGCCAAACCAAAAACGTATTTATCTATAAATTCATCACCAAAGATACGGTGGAAGAAAAGATTCTGGCCCTGCAGCAACGCAAACTAAGCCTGAGCCGCGCCCTCATCACTACAGAAGAAAGCTTTATCAAATCGCTTACTGCTGACGATATCAGGGAGATATTGGGGTAG
- the dinB gene encoding DNA polymerase IV: MPNQSEQVIRKIIHIDMDAFYASVEQRDFPEYRGKALVVGGSPQGRGGVVATASYEARKFGVRSAMSSKRALQLCPDAIFVRPRFAAYGEVSQKIREIFSRYTDLIEPLSLDEAYLDVTHDKLNIGSAIEIAKQIKQAIKDELQLTASAGVSINKFVAKIASDINKPDGLKFIGPSSIEDFMEQLPVEKFFGVGKVTAQKMKQMGLHTGADLKRLTEDELVRHFGKTGRFYYQIVRGVDNREVQPHRETKSLGAEDTFAYDLTTLEEMDAELDKIAQTVYNRLLKYDLKGRTLTLKVKYSDFKQITRNQSFPEAFNDLETISKTAKQIMAANYTEDARVRLLGISLSNFGDLVAKSKQEKEAGPGDQLSLEF, encoded by the coding sequence ATGCCAAACCAATCCGAACAGGTCATCCGTAAAATTATCCATATTGATATGGATGCTTTTTACGCGTCTGTGGAGCAGCGCGATTTTCCGGAGTACCGGGGCAAGGCGCTGGTGGTAGGTGGTTCGCCGCAAGGCAGGGGTGGGGTGGTAGCTACAGCGAGTTATGAAGCGCGCAAGTTCGGTGTGCGCTCGGCCATGTCATCAAAAAGGGCTTTACAACTTTGCCCCGATGCTATATTTGTGCGGCCACGCTTTGCCGCCTATGGCGAAGTATCACAAAAGATCAGGGAAATATTCAGCCGGTATACAGATCTGATAGAGCCGCTGTCATTAGATGAAGCTTACCTGGATGTAACCCACGATAAACTGAATATTGGCTCGGCCATTGAAATAGCCAAACAGATTAAGCAGGCTATTAAGGATGAGTTGCAGCTCACAGCCTCGGCAGGTGTATCCATCAATAAATTCGTAGCCAAAATAGCATCGGATATCAATAAGCCCGATGGATTAAAGTTTATCGGCCCCTCCAGCATTGAAGATTTTATGGAGCAGTTACCCGTTGAAAAATTCTTTGGCGTAGGTAAGGTGACCGCCCAAAAAATGAAACAAATGGGCCTGCATACCGGAGCCGATCTCAAAAGATTAACAGAAGATGAACTGGTAAGGCATTTTGGTAAAACCGGCAGGTTTTACTACCAGATTGTGCGGGGTGTGGATAACCGTGAGGTACAACCCCATCGCGAAACCAAATCGCTGGGGGCCGAAGATACTTTTGCCTACGACCTTACCACGCTCGAAGAAATGGATGCCGAGCTCGATAAAATAGCACAAACCGTTTACAATCGCCTGCTTAAGTATGATTTGAAAGGCCGTACCCTTACCCTCAAAGTAAAATACAGCGATTTTAAACAGATCACCCGTAATCAATCCTTCCCGGAGGCTTTTAATGATCTGGAAACTATTAGTAAAACAGCTAAACAAATTATGGCGGCTAACTATACCGAAGATGCCAGGGTTCGTTTGTTAGGTATCTCTCTCTCCAACTTTGGCGACTTGGTAGCCAAGTCTAAGCAGGAAAAAGAAGCCGGTCCCGGCGATCAGTTGTCGCTGGAGTTTTAG
- a CDS encoding DUF922 domain-containing protein: protein MNVRWLKGALILALFLITITRAQAQQFHQLTINDFGGAPRVNARGVVAYTNCTLDFKYQASRVNGGYMLNAFVKLILNTERSWLDRSRVTSNQALAEVLKHEQGHYTIAYLEQQELLREIGKTRFSRNYQYEAMNLFNRIDNKYKQMNTDYDEDTEHMTNRVQQHSWDVYFQRQLQFMPVEDREGR from the coding sequence ATGAATGTAAGATGGCTGAAGGGGGCGTTAATATTAGCCCTGTTTTTAATAACAATAACCAGGGCACAGGCTCAGCAATTCCATCAACTCACCATCAACGACTTTGGTGGCGCGCCGCGTGTAAATGCACGCGGCGTTGTTGCTTATACCAATTGCACTCTTGATTTTAAGTACCAGGCCAGCCGTGTAAACGGGGGCTATATGCTCAATGCCTTTGTAAAGCTGATCCTGAACACCGAAAGATCATGGCTCGACAGGAGCCGGGTAACATCCAACCAGGCGCTGGCCGAAGTATTAAAACATGAGCAGGGTCATTATACCATTGCCTATCTGGAGCAACAGGAATTACTGCGCGAAATTGGCAAAACCCGCTTCAGCCGCAATTATCAATACGAGGCCATGAACCTGTTCAACCGTATCGATAACAAATACAAACAAATGAACACCGATTATGATGAAGATACCGAACACATGACCAACCGCGTGCAGCAGCACAGCTGGGATGTGTATTTTCAGAGGCAGTTACAGTTTATGCCGGTAGAGGATAGGGAAGGACGGTAA
- a CDS encoding SPFH domain-containing protein: MTAEITFGLIVLILLIILSTSFVSVKQGTIVVITVFGKYRRILTPGLNFKLPFIENVYSKISIQNRSVELEFQAVTYDQANVYFKAMLLYSVLDQQEETIKNVAFKFVDERNLMQALIRTVEGSIRAFVATKRQSEVLILRRDIVEHVKEQLDQILESWGYHLQDLQLNDITFDDVIMKSMSQVVASNNLKAAAENEGQALLITKTKAAEAEGNAIKISAQAEREAAQLRGQGIALFREEVARGMTVAAKEMAEANMDTSVIMFTMWTESIKHFAENSQGNVIFLDGSTDQMQHTLKEMMSLNLLHNDAVKGVKK; this comes from the coding sequence ATGACAGCCGAAATTACTTTTGGGTTAATTGTACTCATCCTGCTTATTATTTTATCAACCTCATTTGTGTCTGTAAAACAGGGCACTATAGTAGTGATCACCGTGTTTGGAAAATACCGGCGCATACTTACACCGGGTCTGAATTTTAAACTGCCTTTCATCGAAAACGTATACTCCAAAATATCTATCCAGAACCGTTCGGTGGAGCTGGAGTTCCAGGCGGTAACTTATGACCAGGCTAATGTTTATTTCAAGGCCATGCTATTGTACTCCGTGCTTGACCAGCAGGAAGAAACCATTAAAAACGTAGCCTTTAAATTTGTTGATGAGCGTAACCTCATGCAGGCGCTTATCCGTACGGTTGAGGGCTCTATCCGCGCCTTTGTAGCCACCAAACGCCAAAGCGAAGTGTTAATATTGAGGCGTGATATTGTAGAACACGTAAAAGAACAGCTTGACCAGATATTGGAAAGCTGGGGTTATCACCTGCAGGATCTGCAATTGAACGATATTACGTTTGATGATGTGATCATGAAATCCATGAGCCAGGTAGTGGCTTCCAATAACCTGAAAGCAGCGGCCGAGAATGAAGGCCAGGCATTGCTCATCACCAAAACAAAAGCTGCAGAGGCCGAAGGTAACGCTATCAAAATATCGGCGCAGGCTGAGCGTGAGGCCGCTCAGCTACGCGGCCAGGGTATCGCGCTGTTCCGTGAGGAAGTAGCCCGCGGTATGACTGTAGCCGCTAAAGAAATGGCCGAGGCCAATATGGATACTTCGGTGATCATGTTTACCATGTGGACAGAATCCATCAAGCATTTTGCCGAAAACTCACAGGGCAACGTGATCTTCCTGGATGGCTCAACCGACCAGATGCAGCATACTTTAAAAGAAATGATGAGTTTAAACCTTTTGCATAATGACGCCGTCAAAGGTGTCAAAAAGTAA
- a CDS encoding SRPBCC domain-containing protein translates to MEKTETREMRITRTFKAPIELMWEVWTDPAHIINWWGPNGFTTTIHKMNFKEEGEWNLTMHGPNGTDYPNKSIYKEIIPLKKIVFEHFNPHFFTTVLFESKGDETQMEWTMVFDTAEILETVVKVHKADEGLKQNVEKLEEYLSKLESRSDSK, encoded by the coding sequence ATGGAAAAAACAGAAACCCGCGAGATGCGGATAACCAGAACGTTTAAGGCTCCCATTGAATTGATGTGGGAGGTTTGGACAGATCCTGCGCATATTATAAACTGGTGGGGGCCAAACGGCTTTACCACCACCATTCACAAAATGAATTTTAAGGAAGAGGGCGAATGGAACCTGACCATGCATGGACCCAATGGTACCGACTATCCGAACAAGAGCATTTACAAGGAAATTATCCCCTTAAAGAAAATTGTGTTTGAACATTTCAATCCGCATTTTTTTACTACCGTTCTTTTTGAATCCAAAGGCGATGAAACTCAAATGGAATGGACAATGGTGTTCGACACCGCAGAAATACTTGAAACTGTTGTTAAAGTACACAAAGCCGATGAAGGACTGAAACAAAATGTTGAGAAACTGGAAGAGTATCTTTCAAAACTGGAGAGTAGATCCGACAGCAAATAA
- a CDS encoding ArsR/SmtB family transcription factor — protein sequence MILRRDIFQAIADPTRRAILALLASQTITAGAIADNFNGARSTISKHIQILTECGLVESNQQGREIYYQIKMDKMKEIDVWLDQIRVIWEARFDNLENYIAKIQNDRNHGKNRNPRDADNQNV from the coding sequence ATGATATTAAGACGAGATATTTTTCAAGCCATAGCCGATCCCACAAGAAGGGCTATCCTCGCGCTTTTAGCTTCACAGACGATTACTGCCGGTGCTATTGCCGATAATTTTAATGGCGCCCGGTCTACCATATCCAAACATATTCAGATCCTTACAGAATGCGGTCTTGTAGAATCAAACCAACAAGGCCGGGAGATCTACTACCAGATCAAAATGGATAAAATGAAAGAGATTGATGTTTGGTTAGATCAGATACGGGTGATATGGGAAGCCCGCTTTGATAACCTTGAAAACTATATAGCAAAAATTCAAAACGATAGAAACCATGGAAAAAACAGAAACCCGCGAGATGCGGATAACCAGAACGTTTAA